CGGCCAGTGCAGCGACGAGGACGAGGAGATGGAGACGGAGACCGGGATCAGCCGGCGTGGCCTGGCGAGAGCCGGCGTCAGGTTTATCAGCTACGGCGCGCTCTCCAAGAACCGAGTCCCATGCAGCCGCCGAGGCCGGTCCTACTACAACTGCTCCAGGGGGAACCGCGCCAACCCATACCGCCGTGGCTGCAGCGTCATCACCCAGTGCCAGA
This is a stretch of genomic DNA from Phoenix dactylifera cultivar Barhee BC4 chromosome 9, palm_55x_up_171113_PBpolish2nd_filt_p, whole genome shotgun sequence. It encodes these proteins:
- the LOC103710254 gene encoding protein RALF-like 22; protein product: MAPRLAFLLLLLVAACVSKSSALNAVGSEVPVGLADFIAARGDGTCDGLLGQCSDEDEEMETETGISRRGLARAGVRFISYGALSKNRVPCSRRGRSYYNCSRGNRANPYRRGCSVITQCQRIFN